The region GTTCAATGCTTCGGCAGCATTTTCTTTGTCAATGATGAGTTGTTGTTTTAAATGATCGACAGACGGAAACCTTTTCTCATTTCTAAGCCTCTTGATGATAGCAATCTCAATTCCGGAGTTGTAGATCTCCTGGTTGAAGTCGAAAATATGAACTTCGATGGTTTGTCTTCGGCTGTTTTCGATAGTCGGGCGAAATCCAATATTTAGCATCCCTTGCCTGATTTCTCCATCAATGTTAACTATAACGGCATAAACGCCTTCGAGTGGGATTAGTTTAAGAGGATCGTTTGGACGAATATTAGCGGTTGGAAATCCAATTTGTCGGCCTACCTGATTGCCCGTTTCAACAGCCCCTGTGATGAGGTAAGGGTAGCCTAGCATCTGGTTGGCTTTCTCGATATCGCCTTTCTGTAAGGCTTCTCGAATTTTTGTTGAACTAATGTTGATTTCGTTTACCAGTAGTTGACCAACAATTTGTACTGTAAATCCTAGTTCTTGACCCAGCTGCTTGAGCAATTCGGCATCGCCTTTTCCATCCTTTCCAAATCGGTGATCGGCTCCTACAACTATATGCTTAACATGGTAATCCTTTACAAGGTGTTTAACAAACGAGGTTGGATCCATGCTGTAGTATTGAGGTGTAAACTCTTGAACAATCAAGAAATCGATGCCGCATTTCGATACAATTTTCGATTTTTCGTTTAGAGTTGTTAGAAAGCGAAGCTTTTCTGGATCTTTCTGAAGTACAAGTCGTGGATGCGGCCAAAATGTTAAAACAGCCGAGCCCAAACCTTTGAGTTCTGCCGCTTTCAGCACCTCGTTGATTAATGCTCTATGTCCAGCATGTACACCATCGAAAAAGCCTATGGTTAGAGCAATTTCTTTGTCTTTTGTTTGGTCTGGTTTTTGGACAATAATCATGAGTAACAGCCTGTTTGGACTTGCTAATATGCAAAAATAACTTCACAATTTCATCCAATTGTTTTTTCAAATTGATTGATGTTGACAAAATTGTCTTTTTTGTGGATGTACAATTTTAAATTATGGACGAATGGCTTATTCCTCGGGATGAGAAATGTGCCTGCTGTTTTATGTTGTAATTTTGATAGTAAAGTCTCCTAAAACAGATTTTATATGATTTCTCAGAATGGAATTGACTGAAGGGAGTGTTAAGCCTTCGGTCAATTCTACTCAATTGTTAGTTAATGATTTTAAACCCATCGTACCATGCAGAAATCCATTCTGTGAGGTAGCATTGAATTTTTTGGGAATATTCTTATTCCACATTCAAATGCTCCTGGTTCAACCGGAATAATGTTTAATCGGTAAATTGCTCTGGCACCCTCAACTGATGTTAGTTGGAATTCGTGAACGCGTTTTACCTTTACCTCTTGCCCCTCTATTAAATCGGCAACAACCATTTCAACTCCAACTTCATCGGGGCCAAGCGATCCAAGGTCTAGCACTATTTCGGCCGAATACTCTTTGCCAATGTAAATTGCTTCGCGTGCAATATTGAATTGTTTAACCTGAATTACCTCAATCTCTTCCCAGTTTCTGGCAACTCTCCGTTTCCACGAAGCGATTTTCTTTGCCATGTCAAAATCATCATCAATTAGTTCCGATGATCGTTGGTAGAGTTTTGTGTAGAATCGGTTCTGGTAATCGGTAATCATCCGCAGCGTGGTAAAGTTTGAGGCGACTTGGCTTACCGATTTTTTAATGAACCCAACCCATTTTTCAGGAACATCGTCATTGTTCCTTTGATAAAATGCTGGTACAACCTCATTCTCAAGTATTGTGTATATCATTTCAGCATCAAGTTCATCCTGGAACTCATTTTCGGAATATGTGCTTTCCATGGGTAATGCCCATCCTGCACCTTCGCGGTACCCTTCAACCCACCATCCATCGAGTACGCTGAAATGTAATACCCCATTCATTACGGCTTTTTGTCCGCTGGTACCCGATGCTTCAAGTGGTCGGGTAGGGGTGTTTAGCCAGATATCAACCCCTTGTACCATGTGCTTGGCCAATTCCATGTCGTAGTTTTGTAGGAAAACAATTCTGCCTAGGAACCTGGGCTGTTTAGATATTTCAATGATCTTTTTAATTAAGTCTTGACCTGCCTTATCATTTGGATGCGCCTTCCCCGCAAAAAAGAACTGAACCGGCTGATCAGGATTGTTTACAAGCTCTTCAAGTCTGTCTAAATCTTTGAAAAGCAAATGCGCTCTTTTATATGTCGCAAATCGACGAGCAAATCCAATGGTTAGAATTTTCGGGTCGAGTTTTTCTTGAATTTCGATAACTTGCCTTGGGCTTTCAAATCGGATCATTCCAGGTTCGCCAAGCCGCTTGTTGATTAAATCTATTAAGCGTTTTCGTAAGGTGTTTCTAATGTTCCAGATTTTAGAGTCTGAGATATTTTCCATTTCACTCCATGAGGGCTGGTTGTATCCATCCGTGGATTTTTCGTTTTTGCTTTCAAGTAAATTTCGCCATTCCTTGGCGGCCCAAGTTGGGTAGTGAACTCCATTGGTAACATAACTTACATGGAGTTCGTTAGGAAAATAGCATGGCCACATATTTGCAAACATTTTACGGCTAACTTCTCCATGCAACCAGCTAACCCCGTTAACTTCCTGCGATAGGTTAGCGGCAAGATTGCTCATTGAGAATTTTTGGGTAAAATCGCCAGCAATATTTCTTCCGAGATCCATGAATTGATCCCATGTTATTTTTAAACGTTCGGGATAGTGCGCCATGTAAACCCTCATCATTTCTTCGGGGAATGCATCATGACCAGCAGGTACCGGTGTATGTGTTGTGTATAAACTTGATGCTCTTACTACTTCAACCGCTTCGGAGAAAGCTAATTTTTCGTCCCATATATAGCTTCGGAGTCGTTCTAATCCAATAAAGGCGGCATGGCCCTCGTTAAGATGATAGATGTCGGCATCAATTCCTAATGCTTTCAGAGCTCTTACCCCACCAATGCCAAGAATCATTTCCTGTTTAAAGCGATTCTCTAAATCTCCACCGTATAGATGATGGGTTATGGATCTGTCCTGAATTAAGTTGTCCTCAAAGTCTGTATCGAGGAGATAAAGTTCGGTTCGGCCTACATCAACCTTCCATATTCTTGCATGAACCAGACGGCCAGGTAGGGCTACATGAGTGGTAATCCATTTTCCATTCTCATCTCGGACAGGGGATGCTAGCGTTTGTGTGAAGTTTTGCTGATCGTAAACAGCAATTTGTTGGCCTGATGCAGAGAGGTTCTGTGTGAAGTATCCATAGCGGTAAAGCAGTCCAATACCTATCATATCAACATTGC is a window of Tenuifilaceae bacterium CYCD DNA encoding:
- the ribF_1 gene encoding riboflavin biosynthesis protein, which produces MIIVQKPDQTKDKEIALTIGFFDGVHAGHRALINEVLKAAELKGLGSAVLTFWPHPRLVLQKDPEKLRFLTTLNEKSKIVSKCGIDFLIVQEFTPQYYSMDPTSFVKHLVKDYHVKHIVVGADHRFGKDGKGDAELLKQLGQELGFTVQIVGQLLVNEINISSTKIREALQKGDIEKANQMLGYPYLITGAVETGNQVGRQIGFPTANIRPNDPLKLIPLEGVYAVIVNIDGEIRQGMLNIGFRPTIENSRRQTIEVHIFDFNQEIYNSGIEIAIIKRLRNEKRFPSVDHLKQQLIIDKENAAEALNGQNFDSFQNLFLTLRIPK